ATAACAAGAAGGAATGCAGAAACTTATTACAAAATCACGACAATGAAACATGCAGAAACTTTGGCTCTGGTTGGATACAAAATTCTCATTACTTATATTGTTTGGAAAGTAGACAAAACAAAGAGTTTTaacttgtatttatttcatattttctcCTATTTAAAAAACACTACTATAACtatcttaagaaaataattttagtatatttttataaaaaaattaaaatagattacATTTATCTTTTCTCGCTATTTTACTTTGATGTTCTTAAACAATAACTATAATTCTAAATAACTTTAAAGAAtgacaaatgaatttttttttacttaaaaaaaccATGAGGGGACGACTTTCCTACACTGGTTATGCACTTTGGTGTGGGAAGCAAGATAGGAAACGAAATACATTATGAAAAAAGAACAAAGAGtaagtatttaattaaaagactTCGTTTCATTGCATGTCTTTCAAATTGGgggaatgaaaaaaaaaaaaatgtcattccATCTATTTTTTAGAAATCTAATTCTGTGACACTATATTGTACTCAATATTAACGATggtttacttttttaaattgtgTGTCAGTAAAGACTTGAATTTTGTCAAAGCAATGTAAAGGCTGTGTTGACGCATTTCATTTATGGTGGTAGTGGGCAAGATAATCTTTTGCACATATAAGAAAGGGGTCCACAAAGTGTACCAAAGTAACGTGGCAATGATTTTTATCCTTTCCATAATGCAATAGAATTTGTTTGAGTAATTTGATATATAGGTATAAATAGGTTATAGTTGGTTTGATTTGGAtttgtgataaaataaaatatgaaccaaacatatttattaattggATTGGTTTCATTCGGGTCTTAGATTTTTTTCCAACAAATCTTAACAAAACCAATAAGATCAATATTGTTTGATTAGGATAAtcagattataaaaaaaaaaaataataatttaaaccTTCCatctttatattatatatatgacaTGCTAAAAAtagttcatttatttattttcatatttaaaaataattaaaacacttagtatttatattattttaattatatttaacttttatataattataacattacatatctctttttttttttatctatttatctaCGACATAATGCAAACTAAGATAGTAAACATAgaaacaaatttgaaaatagtaattgaaaaaaaaaaagaataattaaagataaaaataaagatatttgtcaattgaattattactgtgttaaattttttggagtcgaaaaataatgaatattgaGTTGAAATCGGATGAATTTGAGGAAGACCAACCGACTGTATCAATTAAGTGAAGCGATTATTATACAAACTATAGTTTGGttgattttataagtaataGGACGAAGTGGGCAATAGggttaaaatagtttaaaattttaaaaaaattaagcaaaTTTGTctgaaatttttgttttgttatttatttcttcaatatatttttaaaaatcatattaatcAGAACTATCTTTtggtaaaaaaatcatattaatcaaaacaaaatatagtaTTTACATAACGGTTTGATTGTCAAATCACAAACACAATTGTATGATAAACCTTGTTTAAATAAGTATATCATAAATTCCCTTGCATATCAAACTCTATAGATTTTTAACACTTAAAGGAAATCGTTCTTTCCATGCAAAGCACAAGTCAATTTTACACACCAACCAACTTATACAACTTGGTTTAACAAATGGAGGATTTGGGTATTGGCAAGGTCAACCCTTTGTTTACATTGAACACAACTTGAGACTTTTTCCAGTTGTTggctctctttttttttttttcaaatgttgtGGAGGATATGAGGAATTtgatttatgaagaaaaaaaggtAGAAGGTAGAGAAAAAGTCAGAAAATAATGAATTTGCTTCCTTTGTGGACATTAACAAGCTTTGAAAAATCACCCTTGCTTCTTCTTCAAGCTAAGTTGATATTGCTTAGTTTTTGTCATTTGTCAACCCTTGAGATGATTGGGGGAGCCATTTTGTTCCCCCTTCACATTTTCTGTTCTCCAAGAGGGACTCACTTGAGGAAGTTGATAATCATCTGGTTTCAAGGCTAAGGCAAAATCAGGCAATGTCGGCGCCGTTTCCATGATtctgtaataaaataaatatttataacaaaatgtaattttattagTCCATGTACTTCTTTACATTTTACtatgcaaaataaaattattacagtAACTTTTAATCATGAATTTAGCAAAGTTTATTTACCTCTCATATGTGTATAGATCACGATTTATTCGAACCTTGCTTGAAGTATCCTTGGGAATTTTCTCAGATAGATATTTCATGGTCCCCCACAGCGGTGGATTTCTGCATCATGACTGCAAGTTAGGTGGACTGTAAACTAGCAAGATGCTACCAAAAGTACTATATTTCTTAAAGAGAGCTAGGTTTCATTCATAAATAGGGCAGCTAGATTTGGATTGGATGCAGTGTGATTGCACACAGTCACACGCATCTTGTTTGATCAAGATTGGACAATCCAGAGTTCAAAGTAGGTTTTAATTTTCGTAACGTTCGATTTTGATCGGTCGACCAAGGTGTGTTTGACTGTGCTGTCATATGGTTGTGACTGCACACAGCTCGGATTCTCTTAAAATATGGATTAGACTCCTTTAAAGCGAGCAACTCACTTTAGAGTGTAAAGTAAGGATTATCAACCATTGATTAGAATATTAAAGTTGGATATTAGAGGAACACCATAACAAATTATAAGTTTATTATGAGTCTGTTCAAACGACAACTCTTGATTTTCTTGGAGTTTATGCAATTTAATATAGCTAGGTAAACCTATATCACCACCAGCTAAGATATTTTAGTAGAACATCACGTTTACTAAAGGCATAAGAAGTTGACACACCAGAAGTATCATGAGAAACACATGTCATTCCCTCTAATTCTAAAGGAGGCACAAGACTAAGGTCATTAGCGCATAAGCCATGCACATTTGTGCAATAAGCAGACACGATTAATGCAAATTCACATGTATATAGCATGCACTCATTACTGGTTCCAAACACAAGCTAAATATAACTAAGGACGCTATCACATCATACAGAAGACACATAGCATAACAATAAGCACAAGAAAATGTAATGATGACCTTGACAATGGAGTTGCTGCATTGAATGCCTCACAGAGCTTTTTACTTTCTTTGAAATACTCATCCGCTGCTTGCAGTGCGGCTACAGCCATCCCGTGAGATTTCTCAGTATTTCCCTCATCAAGAATCAAACCATGATAATAATATGCCGCAGCCTGGTAAATCATTACAATAAACATATCATTATCTTGCATCAGTTGAATGCATCTTCTATACTCAGTTCCTGAGTTATACATGAATAtgatgaaagaaaaagaaaccatATATGCAATAAAACATAATAACCAGATAGCATGAGGAAAATAACTGAGGGGACAAAAAACACAAACCTTTGATTCAATATACTTCCATTTGACATTAAGACGATGCTTTTCACCCCAACCATTTGACAATGGAAGGTTCATAATATTATCTTGAGCCTGAAAGAAAATCAGTCTAAACAATATTAATGTGTGTTGAATAACCATGCCCATGTTAACACACTAATGAACACTCGTGTGTGCACGCACACAGTATATAGATTTGAAACGAATATTCTGTCAAcataaaaaagaattgaaaCAAAGATTTGTTTTGTGCAATGCAATCCACAAAAGAATTGTTCAACAAAACACAACCATACACTTCCACAATTGAAACTATATTTTGTGGAAGTATCTTTTGCATTTGTACCTGTTGCCAATATTTCACCATCTCACATGCAAGTCTACGCTTCACTGCAAGAGTTGCTTTAGTGCTATCAATTGCCATTCCAAGTTGGATATCTACACCCTATTAAaacagttaaataaataaacaaccAAATAGATATGAGAACATTTCCCTTCTCCAGTCTTATACACAACATTGGTACCATTTTACATGAGTTTCGCTGGAGAGTCCCTGATGGTATAGAATCATATGAATTCTTAATTTTCACCTCCAATtcataaaatttacattttatatgGAACTAAGATAAAAGTTCGACTTGAATTTTCGAGTAAATATGGTTATTCCCTCNNNNNNNNNNNNNNNNNNNNNNNNNNNNNNNNNNNNNNNNNNNNNNNNNNNNNNNNNNNNNNNNNNNNNNNNNNNNNNNNNNNNNNNNNNNNNNNNNNNNNNNNNNNNNNNNNNNNNNNNNNNNNNNNNNNNNNNNNNNNNNNNNNNNNNNNNNNNNNNNNNNNNNNNNNNNNNNNNNNNNNNNNNNNNNNNNNNNNNNNNNNNNNNNNNNNNNNNNNNNNNNNNNNNNNNNNNNNNNNNNNNNNNNNNNNNNNNNNNNNNNNNNNNNNNNNNNNNNNNNNNNNNNNNNNNNNNNNNNNNNNNNNNNNNNNNNGGAAAGAAAGAATAGTAATAGGATGCTTAAAACGCCCCAGTTTCAAGTACTCAACATGcaattaaaatttctataaTTAGCCTAATTATGAGCAAAACGTATTTATATCCACTTCCtcataaaatttcatcaaacaaGTGGTTTCAAGTAGTCAATTATTTGAATACACAACATGACTGTGATAAGAATAGTATACAAGAGGTTTTCCACCATAAATAGTTACAAGATGCATTGGTTTTTTCATCCATTAAATATGATATTTCCATCTCTAAATCATTTTTTTGGGGCATTCCAATTTAAGCATGCATAAATGAATTAACAAAACGTATGacgaattattattatttggtaGGTATGCAAAGTAAAACATTCATACCTGTCCCAGTGCTTGTAGACAGAGTGCTCGAAGAACTCCTTCTGCAAGGTCTACCGGTAAATTTCTCCTAAAATCAGAACAAACAATGAGAATAGTAattggaaaaaacaatgaatatGGTTGTTTAGATTACACATAACGACATGACATTCAATTTATTGCATTATAAGAGTACTAACCTGAGCTCAGCAGGCAACTGTGGAAGAACATGTCTGACAGCACAGTCAAGATATCCAGCTGACTTTAAGAAAATATCAACAGAGGCTCGTCTGTTTTCTGTTAGTAATGAGTAGTTACCGAAAGTTAAAACTCCACAGCAGAAGAGAAATACACAAGGGAATCAACGAAGACATTTCGTTAGAAACACAGTTCTATAATATGTTTTCCAGTCTATCAACTACTGCAATATATGACCAAGAGTTGAACAAAAATTACAGCAAACTAGTTAAGTTCGTATTAATCTGTCAAAATAACAAGACAATATATGACCAATGTATTGTCATGCACCAAAAAATATTCAGTACTGCTCACCTTCGGATACTTTTGGCTGATAACCATCAGTGGAAGTTCTTGGAAGAAGTAATAAATTAGCCTGTGATAGCGATAGTGTTGCCATCAAGTGCAAGACTGACAACACTTCATACCAAGCATTAGACATGGCTGTTTCCTGTAAATGCCGGTCACgccaaaagaagaaaaaaagtagaGAATGAGAAAAAATTGATTACCAATCCTATGTATAGAATTAGATATTCAAATCAACCCTAACATGTATGCATTAAAAATggcaacaaaaaaaagaaaacaattaagaAACTACCTCTGCCTCATCCTCCTGATTCACCCAAACAAATTGTACTTTGTATTGTAAATGGCTTCCTGCACAATAAAGAGAACCAATTAATCAAGACATGCTCGCTGTTGAAAGAACTTGCATCAAGTATAAACGGGAGAAAACATGCTTTACCATCTTTGACTAATCCCAAAAGTACTGGTAAGTAGTCTTCAAGAGCCTGTAGAAGATCAGCCAGTGTTGAACCTCCTGAGAATGAAATTGAGTGATGCATCAATAAATATGACCaacttattatttattataaaaattaatcagTCCTTCTTGTTAACACTAACCGTGTTGCGTGGCACTTTTTCTTTTCGTTCGTGTAATTGTAGGACCTTCTTGGCCAGCCATTACAACTATCCGAGTTCTAAGAGCAGATAGTCGTTCCACTATGTTCTTCGACAAACAATCGCCAAGTGACTGTTGAAAATCAACCGGTTTAGGGATTCTTAAACCGGGAACATACACAGAAACTTCCCCGATACTCGCCGGCCTTCTTCTATTTCCACCAGAATCCTTCGGGGTGGACACCATGCAGCCCATGTCCTGAGTACTACTTTACCTGCCGGTACAAACAAGTCACGGTGAATCACCTCCAACAATCTTATGTTTCTGTGAAGACAATGAGTAATTTGAACTGTTTCAGACATCAAGCTTCACAAATTTAAGAACAAAATGATATAGATAAAAGCTCTACAAAACTAACAAAGATATCAATTAAGCTTAAAAAGAGTTCAGAAATAAAACACTAACAACAACTTACATGGAAATTAATGGTAAAAAAGCCATCAAGACATGACTAATTAAATGCCAACCAATAAAGAAGTGGTAGTAGGTTACTCACGAGCAGCATTACTAGCTATAAGCTGTGTACTGTAACTATCcatgttattataaaaaaaagaaaaaaaaataacacaatattTTATTCATCTGCattgatttttcttcttttttcatttgGCCTTTTTGCAGCTGCATTATTGgttctaacttatttatttgttatgtcCTCATTTCATAATCTAAAgtcttaataattaataataagaacCTAAAATTTACCTAACTAACCTTGTCCTTAGCTCTGGCAGTTTCACTGGTGAAGTCAAAAGTTAGGCTTATTTTCTTTGCCAAAAATTCACAGGCAGGAAAAGGGTTTGAGGTTGAGAAAGCTATAGAcataaaagaaactaaaatcacAAGAATGACATGAAACATGACAATTGTGGTCCGTGTAAAGGTTTCATtgttgtaataataataacaatagaaAAAAAGGTTTCAAAAGATTACAACATGCATGgtgatgaatgaatgaatgaatgatgataataaaacataaaggTATCTTTCCCTCGTGTACCCCATTACATCAACAACACAAGCAACAACAAACAAATCAATTAGAACTCCTCAAGGTAAAGTAGCTTCAAACAAAAGGTTTTTTGGAtcataaaattgaagaaaaagaaTTATTGACTTGTGagtaaagaatttacaaacaaGTACAAAAAAGCAacaatagaaaattaaaaaaacttgcATTGTTTAATCTATTTTCCTTCCACCAATTGATGGAAAAACGTGTTTTGTGCTCCATTGGGTTAATCCAAGTTTGAAGTTcaaaactttttcaaattaatgagaaaaatgcTCCATTggactatttaaaaatcaaacacaacCTTGTATTTCAAAGCTTGGATTAATCACCATCCAaacccaaaaaagaaaaaaaacttttttttcttcaaaattcatCCCAATTCATAAGATGAACTAACTAGGTTGAGCTATTTTTCAAACAAGGTATAGAAATATTCAAAATCAGTATCTAACCTATAAAAgcattaattgattttgatgaataaaatcaattttcacTACTGAATTTATCATACAACTTAGCTCAATAATCCAATTAAGATTAACTTGCTAATGGGTCTTACCCTGAATAGATAGTGGCAACAGTAATTGAGCAAAGCAGAGTTACCAAACTTCAATCCAAATTGAGAATCAAAGGAACcctaaaaaaaagaagagaactTGAGAGGTACCCACTTAACAAAGTGGCTTTGAAGGTGAAGATCGAAGAAGTGAAAGagtaaaaatgaaaagaatgtGATTCTAACCAATTTCCTTCAAAACAGAAGAACAGAGACAGAGACAGAGAGTCTTATTTAACAACAAAATGTAATTCTATTCTaactattatttctttattaaatattttaattatttattactattattattactattattattattattattattattattattattatggaaTGGTATTTTTATTTGGTGTATCAATGGGTTCCACAattaaacattatttatttataatttgttaatattaatatttcataaggttttagtttttttaatctaaCACTTCAAAacagtttattaaaaaaatcttactAATGACTGTATATCATTATATCTCAACAttcacttattttattaatatctaTTAAGTggaatcaataaaaaaaactgtGCTTGGAGAGTACTCTTCTCTTGATaaccactatttttttttttcatctccaATATAGAAGTAGCTAATAGCTTCCTAAGAAACCTCATTCaagatgattttatattttaattatactcTAATTAgatattggttgttgttgtttaattatattttcctACATAAGAcatctatatatttatattcttGTATGACACTGTCTTCAAGGTTGTACTGGATAAGTACAGCTAGATGCTAACAAATGGTATTATCTCTTTTTGTCTTTGagatattattgttattattattatataaaaggttaaataattatttaatttctataaaattttgaattcttATTTTTAGTCATCgtaaaaataattgtattttttaattccTGTAAGATTATTATGCAAAGATTATATAGTCTTTTATGGAACAAAACttctatcaatttttaatttttttaatgatatttttaaaatatatttaaaataatattaaaagtttattagcacaaatttaaaatttttaaatatcatatgttcaattataaaaaaattcttaatatatAAACCTATAGATCgaattttaaactatttttttagtgaaactttttatagtattttaaatatatattaagaaatcattcaaaaatatgtGTTCATGTTACaataaggactaaaaatatTTGCAACATTTTGCATAGACTATAAAATGTGACTCTTTTTATAGAGATTTAAAAcgaaattttaaaagtttattgaTGACAATTGTAATAAAGTGATTAAGTTCAAGTGATTAATGAAGTTTAAGATTGAATTTtggtttaaataattttttactggACTTTATTTATATCTTGGATCAACTCTAAATTAAAACCAGAAAATATTTACATGGTACCCATTGTATAAAACTGTATTTTTGAatcatcttttaatttttctttaaatctaTATATCTTGCATCTAAAATTACtcttttttcccttttttatatatatactttctaattttaaaaatatattaaaataaaataaaaatatttaagcgaaaaataatttgatacgTATAATTTCAATATCTGAATATCAAGGAATGGTCAATTTGgattaaaaaatcatttgaatagTCTTACATGAAATGGGTatgttgatattataatattaataatattaatttttagtaatTATATTCTAAAATCACATGAAATaagtattatattaaaatcaaagtaattttaattttaaaatttagaataaataTGGAAGTTTGTTATCAGAAAACACATAATTCattctgaatatatatattttttaatttgagaacaacttgtgttttaaaatGAGAATATGTACTTAATATTGATTAGATGTATGTGttataaatttaacaaataaagctgaccaataaaaaattattattaatttaaaatttgttaaaataatgtttttcaaGATATTGTTAAAGTTATGACTTCTCTATACTTAAAAAAAGTGGGCAAcatataatactaataataatatttttgagggcatatataatattaaaaaataattagtacTAGTTCTTATAAGTTATTAGCCGTCTTTTATAGTGGCACTAGGAAGGGGTATTTGGAATAACCGTGGGTGCCAAGTGACAACAGTGCTAAGAATGTTACATGACACATTGCTTGCCGTCTCAGTCTCttttattttcgtcctccaaataAATGCTAATAATAATACACAAGTTGGGTCAAGATATTATTAGATCCAAAAATTTCATTGAGGTTATAAAACCAAGAAACCTCATCCTCATGTAGTACTTGCACgtttacttatatatatatataatatatatatatatatatatatataccaattTTAAGTATCAAATTGAAAATTTCTTCCAAATTGTTAGAATCAAATTTAAGATGATGGATTAATGCGTCAACTTCAATTCATGGTCTTGGCAAACtccatttacatttttttaactcTATAAAATTAGAAAGATACTATTCCATTCATCTTAAAATGAATCATATTAAATATTGGGTATTAGTTAGTAAATCATTAAATTAACAAGTGGATATGATATTTGCAATAAgtgattataaaataaatagatgttAAACTCACATAACAATTTAATAATGCAAACATATAATGTTTAAAATGGGCAACATCTTGTGACAGGAATCTTGCAACTTTTCAACAGCATTTCCCCTAGCCCCCATTTTAGTGCAAATTCTAAATGTATGTTCTGACTTCTGAGTAGTAATGTCACTAAGGTATCTTGAATCCTGTCACATTTCTGCCTGCAAAGAAAATGCATGAATCAAAATTTAAGTCACAATGTTACTCATCATTTTAGTTATATGTTTTGCACCTTTTTCCCTACATCCTTTTTATGATTGTCTAGTGGTGacacattttaattaaattaattttagttaaaaataagttaac
The genomic region above belongs to Cicer arietinum cultivar CDC Frontier isolate Library 1 chromosome 4, Cicar.CDCFrontier_v2.0, whole genome shotgun sequence and contains:
- the LOC101515213 gene encoding uncharacterized protein translates to MGCMVSTPKDSGGNRRRPASIGEVSVYVPGLRIPKPVDFQQSLGDCLSKNIVERLSALRTRIVVMAGQEGPTITRTKRKSATQHGGSTLADLLQALEDYLPVLLGLVKDGSHLQYKVQFVWVNQEDEAEETAMSNAWYEVLSVLHLMATLSLSQANLLLLPRTSTDGYQPKVSEENRRASVDIFLKSAGYLDCAVRHVLPQLPAELRRNLPVDLAEGVLRALCLQALGQGVDIQLGMAIDSTKATLAVKRRLACEMVKYWQQAQDNIMNLPLSNGWGEKHRLNVKWKYIESKAAAYYYHGLILDEGNTEKSHGMAVAALQAADEYFKESKKLCEAFNAATPLSRNPPLWGTMKYLSEKIPKDTSSKVRINRDLYTYERIMETAPTLPDFALALKPDDYQLPQVSPSWRTENVKGEQNGSPNHLKG